A region from the Enterobacter roggenkampii genome encodes:
- the sbcD gene encoding exonuclease subunit SbcD — translation MRILHTSDWHLGQNFYSKSRAAEHEAFLNWLLETARTHEVDAIIVAGDIFDTGSPPSYARELYNRFVVNLQQTGCHLVIVAGNHDSVATLNESRDILAFLNTTVVASAGHAPQILKKRDGSPGAVLCPIPFLRPRDIVQSQAGLSGAEKQQHLLQAIADYYRQQHAEACALRGDQPIPVIATGHLTTVGASKSDAVRDIYIGTLDAFPAQHFPPADYIALGHIHRAQIVGGCEHIRYCGSPLSLSFDETGKAKSVHLVTFSDGKLSAVDTLEVPVTQPLAVLKGDLDAITAQLEQWRGVEQDPPIWLDIEITTDDYLHDMQRKIQALTEDLPVEVLLVRRSREQREKILLSAQRETLSELGVEEVFERRLSQEEIDDAKRARLSELFSHTLHALNDEEENA, via the coding sequence ATGCGCATACTTCACACCTCGGACTGGCATCTGGGTCAAAATTTTTACAGCAAAAGCCGTGCGGCTGAACATGAAGCGTTCCTGAACTGGCTGCTGGAAACGGCCCGGACGCATGAGGTGGACGCGATTATCGTGGCGGGAGATATTTTTGATACCGGCTCGCCGCCGAGCTATGCGCGTGAGCTGTACAACCGCTTCGTGGTGAATCTGCAGCAAACCGGCTGTCATCTGGTGATTGTCGCCGGCAACCATGATTCCGTCGCGACGCTTAACGAATCCCGCGACATCCTGGCGTTTCTCAATACCACCGTCGTCGCCAGCGCCGGGCACGCCCCGCAGATCCTGAAAAAGCGCGACGGGTCGCCCGGGGCGGTACTGTGTCCGATTCCCTTTTTGCGTCCGCGCGACATCGTGCAAAGCCAGGCGGGGCTGTCGGGCGCGGAAAAGCAGCAGCATTTGTTACAGGCGATCGCCGACTATTACCGCCAGCAGCACGCCGAAGCCTGTGCCCTGCGCGGTGACCAGCCGATTCCGGTGATTGCGACCGGGCACCTCACCACCGTCGGGGCCAGTAAAAGTGACGCCGTGCGTGACATCTATATCGGCACGCTGGATGCCTTTCCGGCGCAGCACTTCCCGCCAGCCGACTACATTGCGCTCGGACACATCCACCGGGCGCAGATCGTCGGCGGCTGCGAGCACATCCGCTACTGCGGCTCGCCCCTTTCGCTCAGCTTTGACGAAACGGGCAAAGCCAAATCCGTACATCTGGTGACCTTCTCCGACGGAAAACTCAGCGCCGTCGACACGCTGGAGGTGCCCGTTACCCAGCCACTGGCGGTGCTGAAAGGCGATCTCGATGCCATCACCGCCCAGCTGGAGCAGTGGCGCGGCGTCGAGCAAGATCCCCCCATCTGGCTGGACATCGAAATCACCACCGACGACTACCTGCACGATATGCAGCGGAAAATCCAGGCGCTGACCGAAGACCTGCCGGTAGAGGTCTTGCTGGTGCGCCGCAGCCGCGAGCAGCGCGAGAAAATTCTGCTAAGCGCTCAACGCGAAACGCTCAGTGAACTGGGGGTCGAAGAGGTATTTGAACGCAGGCTCTCACAGGAGGAGATTGACGATGCGAAGCGCGCAAGGCTCAGCGAACTGTTCAGCCATACCCTGCATGCGCTCAATGATGAGGAAGAAAACGCATGA
- the phoB gene encoding phosphate response regulator transcription factor PhoB has product MARRILVVEDEAPIREMVCFVLEQNGFQPVEAEDYDSAVNQLNEPWPDLILLDWMLPGGSGLQFIKHLKREALTRDIPVVMLTARGEEEDRVRGLETGADDYITKPFSPKELVARIKAVMRRISPMAVEEVIEMQGLSLDPTSHRVMTGENPLDMGPTEFKLLHFFMTHPERVYSREQLLNNVWGTNVYVEDRTVDVHIRRLRKALELSGHDRMVQTVRGTGYRFSTRF; this is encoded by the coding sequence ATGGCGAGACGTATTCTGGTCGTAGAAGATGAAGCTCCAATTCGTGAAATGGTGTGCTTCGTGCTCGAGCAAAACGGCTTCCAGCCGGTTGAAGCGGAAGATTATGACAGCGCAGTGAACCAGCTGAATGAACCCTGGCCCGATCTGATTCTGCTGGACTGGATGCTGCCCGGCGGCTCCGGACTGCAGTTTATCAAACACCTGAAGCGTGAAGCGCTGACCCGCGACATCCCGGTTGTGATGCTTACGGCGCGCGGAGAAGAAGAGGATCGTGTGCGCGGTCTGGAGACCGGCGCGGACGATTACATTACCAAACCGTTCTCCCCCAAAGAGCTGGTGGCCCGCATTAAAGCCGTGATGCGCCGTATTTCGCCGATGGCGGTGGAAGAGGTGATTGAGATGCAGGGGCTGAGCCTTGATCCGACTTCTCACCGCGTGATGACCGGTGAAAATCCCCTCGACATGGGGCCTACCGAATTTAAACTTCTGCACTTCTTTATGACCCACCCGGAACGCGTGTACAGCCGCGAGCAGTTGCTGAATAACGTCTGGGGAACTAACGTGTATGTCGAAGACCGGACGGTTGACGTACATATCCGCCGCCTGCGAAAAGCGCTGGAACTGAGCGGCCACGATCGCATGGTGCAGACGGTCCGCGGCACGGGTTATCGTTTTTCTACCCGTTTCTGA